The DNA window cCCGTTACCCATAAGGAAGAAGGGTATTCTAACTTTGTGAATACAGGATATGTTATGAACAGGTGTACACAGTCGAGTCGATATAGTCATGTCTGTATGCCTGCCCGTTTAAACACGTAGATCTCATAGACTacaagagatagagatatatttttttacagcACATAATATTCTTTACAGTCTAAGGCTACTGAAAATTTttgttgcaatcagataattgtagaaaatattttaaaaatagcttTATATGGTGTCGGGCCTTAGTTTCTTTGGTTGAAAATCTGATGTACtttgtactctgtggtatattttgaacggtATATCTATATTCCAAATATGGCTTTTGtgatatttgaaattttgttggcatattaatttggtatattgtaagaataataccgcaatgtttaTTGAATTGCACGTATCTCACATTCACATGTAGCtatcttctttatttttgattgGTTATGAATGATCTATCCGTCACCAGATGAAGAACCATATATCCCATGTCTACTACGCAAGTGAATTGAAAATacttaatgaatttattttaaaaaggtTTAAGCATACCTCTTGGCTACTAACAAAGTGATATCTGCTTAAGTTCGGAGCATTAAATTGTGGACAGGATTGAACTTGTTGCTCCTCCGTAGGCTGCAAACGCGAAACTTTTACGTCTGCTTTTGCGGATAAGGGGCCTGTATGTGGTTCGTCTGTATGTGATTTATTTTGCGAAATATTTGCTACAACAAATTGGGAAAAcaattcatattaataaaatataacaatttttcAAGATAACATACCAATTTGCTCTTTTTGCGACACATGTGCTGGACAGTGTATTCGAGAGCATTTACCAAATGGTTCAATGGTTGATGCAGTGTTCTTTAAGGCACCTGAGATGATTTGAAAACTTGTAGAATTTTCATTGTTTAGATTTGCTATCGGACCATTTTGGCGTGGAGAAGCACTGTTATTCGAGCCACCTGTATTATAAGCACTTGATGAGGTGTcaatttcttctttattttgattgaCGAGTAGATTTTGATTTGCATGATCGCtgtcaatattaatatatccGCAAGCACTATATGCAGCACCACTACTACTTGAGCCGCTCGTAGTATTGGTTAATGTGCATATACGATTTGGTAATCGATTTTGTTGCTTAGTTAAACGTCCAGATAAAGTGTGTATTGATCTCGAACCAATTTTTTTAAGGCCAAGCCATTGAGCTACTCGCTgggtttgttgttgcatttccAACACATCAGCCGATGAACAAGAGCCCATTGCCGTCATATAGTTCGAGCTCTGATATGGTGAACAGTAAAGCGGCTCGGATTCCGAATCTTCTGGTATTGTTTCATAAATATGTTCGCTTTCATCATACCCATATTTAGCTGTTTTTGAAGCCTTATCTCCACTTCTAGCTGAAAGGTTTTTTTCTGATAATTGACAGGGACAGTCAGATTGCAACTTTGACTTTAGATGCAATTTCGGCAATTTCGTTGGTTCCTCATCTCTTAAACTCAGAGTACTTATTTGAGTTTCATTTTTCAAGTCGTCTGGATTAACGCGAGCCGATTTGCAGTTAGTTTGAGTAGTAATTAAGTTATTTCCGGTTAGTACagactgctgttgttgggccAAAAGAATTGTATCTAATTTATCAACAACATTTGTATAATCGTCAGGCAATAATCGGTTTGCATATTCAAAGTTGCTGTcaatatcatcatcatcatcatcgtcgtcctcgtcctcTCCCTTAATATTCAATGAGagaaaaatttttattatgattgctatttgcaaaaaatgtaaaaaaaaataacttggttttttaatttgtagtatttaaactttaaagtttAAGTTGTAACTactttttatgtgtgtgtagtgcTTAAAAAGTGttaatttcaaatgatttttcttcttttgaaAAAAATCAGAAGTCGTAGTTGAAGCATAGGCAAAACTCAAACAGCTACAAAAACAAGAATTATCAACAGTcatcgtttttctttttttgctttctattTGATGATGCTTTTGATCGTATACATAAATCGCAGATGCGGCGCTCGGCGACTTTTGAAAGTCGGCGGCAGTTACAGTCGCGAAAATCAAACGCATTCGACTTTTtgctacttttgatttttgtatcAGCTGCTTACGATCTGCAGCCATTTGTAAACCGAACTTGTGTGTAAAACATTAGGAAGTTTTCTTCAGTTGAGCGGTGAGCATGTCACTACCTTTTTTGTTCCAATTTCCACACCCGACTACATGTAAAGTCTTAATCCTCTCGGCTGCATATTTCGAACATAACAGCCGACCATGGGCGAATTCGCAAAAACAACGAATTTGGAGATTGGTTATAAAagtaatacaatttattttgagaaaaagaaaactttccTGTCGCTACTAACGAGCCCTTAGTGAATTTTCGGCCTTTtctttatgaaattattttaaatgtttaataaaacttaaaataactattaaGTTCTTTTCATATCACTTACGGGATACAAAATGCGACTGACAAGCAACGTAACAGCCTTGCCGTTCATTGAGATTTGCGATTCAGCGtgctttttagtttttatatcGAGACCGTTAATACGTAGAATTTGATCACCACGCCTTAAGCGTCCATCAATATCAGCAATACTTTCAGATTGAATATCACTGATGAAGACATCCTCACAGGCATCATGTTCATCTAATATTGTCAAGTCTGTATTATTACTGTTGTCGTTGCGTATCACAGGCTTAATACTTTCCTCGAAGTCGTTGGGACAACTAACACTTAATCCTAAATTGCCACCAATCGAGTCCTTATTAATAAGCGTTATTTcctaaaaaacaaacaagaaacttttcaaaataattgtgaTAAATTTAATACCAATGAAAAAATTGATGCTCCCGTTTTCGCTATCGAAAGATTCTTTCGATTTACAAAACGTTTAAGTTTGTCTTgccgaaatgaaaagtaaataccTTTTTCTACACCAAATCGgatcttatttgcaaaagtAGTTGACTCTTGGTTTATTGTTGTACTTTAAAAATCGCCAAGAGATTAATTAGgcatgtaattatttttaaaacgactaatttctgatcccacctcaaatttggaaataaaattttggcgtcagcaaaaaaaattttcgtTTTAGTGAGCGACCGATACCATGAGTTATCGCCAAAGCTACCATACTTTTGATggaatgaaaaagcaagttcaaaatacttgtatattgAGGCGGATGGCATTCATTTTGTTGGAGTTGGGGAAacttaaatgctaaaattgaataaagaaGTTTTTGAGATCACCGGAATGAAATCGGTTCCCGTTTTTTTGTGGGAAACAActtattgcaaatatatttatttcaggAGAAAGCATAAATTATCTATGCAAGATAAAATCATCTTTGTATGAGCTGTATCAACGCATGAAATTGAACATACCAAATGCcattttttcgcgttgtttacttctaaccaaaacacaagtcaGCTGTTTTAGCAGTAAGAAATGTAACGTTGCGAtagccaaaaaccaaaaacttgtGAAAACTGGAGCacataaaaacgaaaatctcggttttggtccctaaacgaaaacgaaaagtaaaaccggaaaaaaaaaattactcaCCTCAATGTCAATTTCTGGTTCCAAGCATTGTTCGAATAGATGGTGCTGTTGCTCAATGAAATGATCAGCTATCGATTGCACAATGTCTTTGTTGTGATCGATATTTTGCTTAATGTCAAAACCATTTTCGGTTGTGGTTTGAGTTCCTTTTGATACTACGGTGGCGTGTTCAACATCTGTTAACAATGGTTCGGCATCGACATTGACATTGTTAAATGCACGTAAAGTTAAtatgatttcatttttctgtGGCAGgggaaatgaaatggaatttgTGTTGGGTTGTGAGCCATCTCTTGTATCTTTTGGTAATTGTAGaatattttcatgttttgtataaatatCGAACTTATTTTGCTCTGCATCGGAAAATTGTAAATGGTTTGTTTTTCGGGACAATTCGACTACTAGATTTTCTTTAGATTGAAGGAACATTTGAACCACCTCATAACTCGACAACGATGAAATGTCGCTACCATTAAGctgaaacaaattttgttattgtttggttaatacaatttttacagAAATTTACATGTAAAGGAATTATGgatatcgatatattaaatatatcgatattgcttgagaataaaaaatgtatattcttTTCGACTAATACATAAGTGCACATGCAAGTGAATTGTCTGTATAAATTGCATGTAATTGTCATCAGTGTACTTGAAACTTACCTTTATTAGAACATAGTCTAAATCAACAACGCTAACACAGTTATTAGAGCACATTTTGATAAcaaattacattattttattttcgatgCAGTGATGTAAATCCACACCCACATAACAACACAAGTACAGACATCGTTTACTATCTAATCTAGTGTGACCAAAGCATGCATAATGTAAAATGTCGCCAATTTTCTGTTGTACAGTATTTTGCGATAAATTTTTTACTTCAAAATAATTTCAGTCTATAGTTTGGCAATAATAAAGTCTCTAAATTCAAAAACGAGGATGTAATTTGTTGcaaaattattagaaaaaacttttgtaattttttggaCGAATGGCAATTTCTttcatgaaaataaattttattcaattacttAAATTTAGGTAATAGCAGCTTATTATCCTTATGCTGTGTATACTGAACGAATCACTGAAATAATCATAGATGTCAAATTTCAGTTTAATAACCTGCTTAAAATGAAAGAATCATATAAGTCGCGCCGAATCTTTATATCTTACACCAGACGCATCCGcttaaattatgcatttttatgatGCAAGTACTTTCACTAAAGTGGCATCACTCAAATAGTTGTCCAGCGAAGCAAACTTCGTCAAACCTACGAAGAAAAAATTTTATCTGAAGAATGtagcaaatgaataaattaatttttaaaaattcaacattttttttaaatgtcaaaatgtttgcaaaaatTACTTACccttcattttaatatttaaatgtacaaaatttaaatcaaagcgCAATTGGATATTATTTCTGTCAGTAAGATAgcaaagaaatacaaaaatgtaaatcgcACAGCGCAACGAAATACGCCCGTGCACTGCTAGTGAACTGAGTGTGAAATGTACGTTGTGTCGAAATGAGCCGAAAAGGCTCTGGGGTTCTAATCGCAACTTGgagtatctatgtatgtattatatggTTATTAGTAATAGAATCATGTCAATCAAACATGAGAacatcaattaaaaaaaatatgtataagtaataaaaatagtatttgtttataaattttataaaattattatattcattaaaacGATGTACTCCCAACTGGCATCATATTAGGCAACTCGTACTGAAACGATCAGATTGCTGTACATATAATAggtcaattttaatattttgtctatattgtataaatattttctgtttCGGTCcatttccttttattttttaatttaataattgtaattaaattcaatttaaagcaTCAAAATGATTACTATTACTATGGAGTTTTTTTtcaatgaatattaaaaaaaaacaacgaataGAATGTTAGATAAATACggtattacttttattattgtgcATGAAAGACTACAGCTGATGGCATGTGCTACTCGACCTGCctactatatttatttgaaatatacatatacagtagattccggttatagcgactttcaagggaccgACGATTTTACGTCGTTATACCCGGAAGACGCACTAACCGAAAGgagcaaaactaatttttgttttttatggttgccatgTTCGTAatagatttttaaaataaaacaaattaatttttaaacaaaacaaaaaatttataaattcaatttaatagcATGGTTTTTCCATAATAAATCGTATACCTGCATGTTCCTTAGCATAAGCTAAGGCGTCAGCTAAAATTAACCGAGAGTAGTGAGAATGTTAGAACCTTTGTGTCGCAAGCAAGAGTGCCATTCACTGATAAATGCATACATTTATTACAGCGTCGTTTGatacttaaatttgttggcattattccgctgtattttttttttcgtcgcaatatccggttgaattgcgaaaaatttcgtcggtataagcggtttgtcgctaaaagcggagacgTACTAAGCGGAGGCGGCTctttcatataagtttgtatggggaccaaccaagcTATCGACTTTTCGTCGCAATAACCGGACGGACActataagcggagtcgttataaccggattctactgtagTTGCTGTATCTTTTCTAAAATTGTAaggaacaaaataaattagcGAAATTTTTTCAATAGCATTGTTTTTAAACTAGTTCCGTAATAAAaagtatatgtacatacatatatatatgaacatacatatactttttatttcaCCATTGCCGcattacttttaaaaaaacTTATATTCGGTTGACTTATTCATATTTCCGGTGATATTCttgtttgaaaatgtttttttgttacacCTAAACAGCTGTTAGAAGCATTTCAATTTGGTATAAACTTTATACAATAAAATcttgttatatatgtatgtatgtatgtatgtacatatgtttcaCAACTAATGTTAGTGAGATTCCGTTAAAAATAAACccaaatatgtatattgctTATGCATCTACAATGAATGGATAGTTTATACattctttgtttattttctaagtttttttataaaaagttgTTTACTAGGTTCCGTTTATCCCAATCGGCTACGAGCAGCTGCATCCCTCGACggacatatttggtataacacTCAACACCAGATTATGGTTGTCATCAAAATATAACAAGCTCAACGAACTCATTTTTGTCGGAGAGCAACATGGCGTAGCCGATGTCGTTAGCGCTGCTAAATGTGTATGTGGATATTGCTCCAAATAACCCACACGACAGTCACCGCTACAAAAATATGCATCAAAAGATGTGGGTGCCACCACAAAGTGCCAACCGAAACTCGTGAAATTCACTTTGAGTGGATAACGACAACACCGCATATCGTGATCACTTTCAGTGCAGTCCATAAAAACGCTTCTTTTTCGGCGGTGCTTTTTCTGTGAACCAATTTCAATGTGGACAgtctacaaaaataaaatcaaacttCGTAAATGTTACtactaaatattattatgtatgcGCGTATACCAACGGATTTTTTGAAGTGTTATCCGTAGTGACGACTAAGGGTTTCATCCATGGCTCAACGCCTTTGATGACGATTTCTTGAGTTTTATTCGTCCTGGTAGGATTAAACATTGTATCCTCTCCTGTTATGAACAAGGGTTTTAAGTCAACACTGATCCATTGACCAAATCCGACTGGAATTTTGTGACGAAACTCAAACATTTTCACTTTATGTGTGCTATTCACATGGCGTATGGCACGATGTACATCCACAACAATTTCGTTGTCTTCAAAGTTATCGTCAAATCCATCGATAATGTTCGGTATATTCGCCTTTATCCAGTCCAATCCACGCAGatataaatgcaatttcacaTACGATACTTCCGTATAGCTATCAAATTTAAACCGGAGTACGTCGGCTTTTCGGTTATGTCGTGTATGGGATTCTtagccaaataaataaagtaataaaaacatGAACATTAAAACGTATTAATaggaaatatgtatgtacatgtaaGAAACTTACAGATAAGGCAACTCTACTGTTAGATATCCCATACCactattgaaataaaattaatatttgcactGCATTctcataaaaatttataagtaCGGAGgagttaataaaaaaatatatattttttttatcagcgtcaacagccgagacgatatagccatgtccgtctgtgtgtctgtctatctatctgtctgtccgtatgaaatactggatctcagagactataagagatagctataattttttttcgacagcatttgttatgtttgcacgcagatcaagtttttgccacgcccacttccgcccccgcaaatcaaaaaaatcgaatgacaagcgtaattttaaagctagagttgcgaattttggtatatacaataaatactataatagttatgatttctgaaattttCTGGTtacaatcagataaaaattgtggaagttattaaagaaatacttttgtatggtcAAAAACGCCTACatactagggtctgagttgctttggccgacaatctggcacattgtgccgtttatggtatattttgaatggtgtactatatcgatataccaaacatatcatttggtatatatttagtatttttgcagtatattcggtatattttgaaaataataccgcaatattttgcccttattaaaaatgcgggtatctcacagtcgagtgtgctcgactgtagctttcttacttgttataccCGGTACAGAAAGGCGTATTAAAATTTAGATTTtatagaaaatgtatgtaagagGCAAAAGAAAGCATCTCCGACTTTATAAAGTGTACATATTCTTGACCAACTCCAACACCATAGACGAAAAGGCAATGATACAGATATTTCTCTCGCCCACCTCTGCCCCCACAAATCAAATAGAATCAAGCAAAGATAGAGTTATGCTTTTTGGTACGAACAATAATAACTTCAGTCTTTatgatttttgatttggtttatttgtatccaaataaaaattgttaaagttATTTATCAAAAACTTGATATGGTATAAACGGGATGCGGCAGTTGCCTTGGTTGACAATCAGGTATATCTTGTTCGAtgtgatatatgtatgtaatagtataatataccaaatataacatttgggaattatttattttgtatattttaaaagtaataccACAATGttat is part of the Drosophila nasuta strain 15112-1781.00 chromosome 4, ASM2355853v1, whole genome shotgun sequence genome and encodes:
- the LOC132794874 gene encoding growth/differentiation factor 8 isoform X4, yielding MLTLTYYIWQKRHSKAIQATELRELPIVDFALVQISFTHKFPKQYKTKSHTRHNRKADVLRFKFDSYTEVSYVKLHLYLRGLDWIKANIPNIIDGFDDNFEDNEIVVDVHRAIRHVNSTHKVKMFEFRHKIPVGFGQWISVDLKPLFITGEDTMFNPTRTNKTQEIVIKGVEPWMKPLVVTTDNTSKNPLTVHIEIGSQKKHRRKRSVFMDCTESDHDMRCCRYPLKVNFTSFGWHFVVAPTSFDAYFCSGDCRVGYLEQYPHTHLAALTTSATPCCSPTKMSSLSLLYFDDNHNLVLSVIPNMSVEGCSCS
- the LOC132794871 gene encoding slo-interacting protein 1 isoform X4; the protein is MCSNNCVSVVDLDYVLIKKNEIILTLRAFNNVNVDAEPLLTDVEHATVVSKGTQTTTENGFDIKQNIDHNKDIVQSIADHFIEQQHHLFEQCLEPEIDIEEITLINKDSIGGNLGLSVSCPNDFEESIKPVIRNDNSNNTDLTILDEHDACEDVFISDIQSESIADIDGRLRRGDQILRINGLDIKTKKHAESQISMNGKAVTLLVSRILYPGEDEDDDDDDDDIDSNFEYANRLLPDDYTNVVDKLDTILLAQQQQSVLTGNNLITTQTNCKSARVNPDDLKNETQISTLSLRDEEPTKLPKLHLKSKLQSDCPCQLSEKNLSARSGDKASKTAKYGYDESEHIYETIPEDSESEPLYCSPYQSSNYMTAMGSCSSADVLEMQQQTQRVAQWLGLKKIGSRSIHTLSGRLTKQQNRLPNRICTLTNTTSGSSSSGAAYSACGYINIDSDHANQNLLVNQNKEEIDTSSSAYNTGGSNNSASPRQNGPIANLNNENSTSFQIISGALKNTASTIEPFGKCSRIHCPAHVSQKEQIANISQNKSHTDEPHTGPLSAKADVKVSRLQPTEEQQVQSCPQFNAPNLSRYHFVSSQEVSSKIVSGVSKPNAILVHTENVSEEIPMVWKVKRRPDGTRYIVKRPVRNHLHLGIRKNLRNGDLTTTEDDTISEVKIGRYWTKEERKRHIERARERRHHQQLINQPQYPT
- the LOC132794871 gene encoding slo-interacting protein 1 isoform X3, which codes for MCSNNCVSVVDLDYVLIKLNGSDISSLSSYEVVQMFLQSKENLVVELSRKTNHLQFSDAEQNKFDIYTKHENILQLPKDTRDGSQPNTNSISFPLPQKNEIILTLRAFNNVNVDAEPLLTDVEHATVVSKGTQTTTENGFDIKQNIDHNKDIVQSIADHFIEQQHHLFEQCLEPEIDIEEITLINKDSIGGNLGLSVSCPNDFEESIKPVIRNDNSNNTDLTILDEHDACEDVFISDIQSESIADIDGRLRRGDQILRINGLDIKTKKHAESQISMNGKAVTLLVSRILYPGEDEDDDDDDDDIDSNFEYANRLLPDDYTNVVDKLDTILLAQQQQSVLTGNNLITTQTNCKSARVNPDDLKNETQISTLSLRDEEPTKLPKLHLKSKLQSDCPCQLSEKNLSARSGDKASKTAKYGYDESEHIYETIPEDSESEPLYCSPYQSSNYMTAMGSCSSADVLEMQQQTQRVAQWLGLKKIGSRSIHTLSGRLTKQQNRLPNRICTLTNTTSGSSSSGAAYSACGYINIDSDHANQNLLVNQNKEEIDTSSSAYNTGGSNNSASPRQNGPIANLNNENSTSFQIISGALKNTASTIEPFGKCSRIHCPAHVSQKEQIDEPHTGPLSAKADVKVSRLQPTEEQQVQSCPQFNAPNLSRYHFVSSQEVSSKIVSGVSKPNAILVHTENVSEEIPMVWKVKRRPDGTRYIVKRPVRNHLHLGIRKNLRNGDLTTTEDDTISEVKIGRYWTKEERKRHIERARERRHHQQLINQPQYPT
- the LOC132794871 gene encoding slo-interacting protein 1 isoform X1, yielding MCSNNCVSVVDLDYVLIKLNGSDISSLSSYEVVQMFLQSKENLVVELSRKTNHLQFSDAEQNKFDIYTKHENILQLPKDTRDGSQPNTNSISFPLPQKNEIILTLRAFNNVNVDAEPLLTDVEHATVVSKGTQTTTENGFDIKQNIDHNKDIVQSIADHFIEQQHHLFEQCLEPEIDIEEITLINKDSIGGNLGLSVSCPNDFEESIKPVIRNDNSNNTDLTILDEHDACEDVFISDIQSESIADIDGRLRRGDQILRINGLDIKTKKHAESQISMNGKAVTLLVSRILYPGEDEDDDDDDDDIDSNFEYANRLLPDDYTNVVDKLDTILLAQQQQSVLTGNNLITTQTNCKSARVNPDDLKNETQISTLSLRDEEPTKLPKLHLKSKLQSDCPCQLSEKNLSARSGDKASKTAKYGYDESEHIYETIPEDSESEPLYCSPYQSSNYMTAMGSCSSADVLEMQQQTQRVAQWLGLKKIGSRSIHTLSGRLTKQQNRLPNRICTLTNTTSGSSSSGAAYSACGYINIDSDHANQNLLVNQNKEEIDTSSSAYNTGGSNNSASPRQNGPIANLNNENSTSFQIISGALKNTASTIEPFGKCSRIHCPAHVSQKEQIANISQNKSHTDEPHTGPLSAKADVKVSRLQPTEEQQVQSCPQFNAPNLSRYHFVSSQEVSSKIVSGVSKPNAILVHTENVSEEIPMVWKVKRRPDGTRYIVKRPVRNHLHLGIRKNLRNGDLTTTEDDTISEVKIGRYWTKEERKRHIERARERRHHQQLINQPQYPT
- the LOC132794871 gene encoding slo-interacting protein 1 isoform X5: MCSNNCVSVVDLDYVLIKLNGSDISSLSSYEVVQMFLQSKENLVVELSRKTNHLQFSDAEQNKFDIYTKHENILQLPKDTRDGSQPNTNSISFPLPQKNEIILTLRAFNNVNVDAEPLLTDVEHATVVSKGTQTTTENGFDIKQNIDHNKDIVQSIADHFIEQQHHLFEQCLEPEIDIEEITLINKDSIGGNLGLSVSCPNDFEESIKPVIRNDNSNNTDLTILDEHDACEDVFISDIQSESIADIDGRLRRGDQILRINGLDIKTKKHAESQISMNGKAVTLLVSRILYPGEDEDDDDDDDDIDSNFEYANRLLPDDYTNVVDKLDTILLAQQQQSVLTGNNLITTQTNCKSARVNPDDLKNETQISTLSLRDEEPTKLPKLHLKSKLQSDCPCQLSEKNLSARSGDKASKTAKYGYDESEHIYETIPEDSESEPLYCSPYQSSNYMTAMGSCSSADVLEMQQQTQRVAQWLGLKKIGSRSIHTLSGRLTKQQNRLPNRICTLTNTTSGSSSSGAAYSACGYINIDSDHANQNLLVNQNKEEIDTSSSAYNTGGSNNSASPRQNGPIANLNNENSTSFQIISGALKNTASTIEPFGKCSRIHCPAHVSQKEQIANISQNKSHTDEPHTGPLSAKADVKVSRLQPTEEQQVQSCPQFNAPNLSRYHFVSSQEYFYPLQKND
- the LOC132794871 gene encoding slo-interacting protein 1 isoform X7, coding for MCSNNCVSVVDLDYVLIKLNGSDISSLSSYEVVQMFLQSKENLVVELSRKTNHLQFSDAEQNKFDIYTKHENILQLPKDTRDGSQPNTNSISFPLPQKNEIILTLRAFNNVNVDAEPLLTDVEHATVVSKGTQTTTENGFDIKQNIDHNKDIVQSIADHFIEQQHHLFEQCLEPEIDIEEITLINKDSIGGNLGLSVSCPNDFEESIKPVIRNDNSNNTDLTILDEHDACEDVFISDIQSESIADIDGRLRRGDQILRINGLDIKTKKHAESQISMNGKAVTLLVSRILYPGEDEDDDDDDDDIDSNFEYANRLLPDDYTNVVDKLDTILLAQQQQSVLTGNNLITTQTNCKSARVNPDDLKNETQISTLSLRDEEPTKLPKLHLKSKLQSDCPCQLSEKNLSARSGDKASKTAKYGYDESEHIYETIPEDSESEPLYCSPYQSSNYMTAMGSCSSADVLEMQQQTQRVAQWLGLKKIGSRSIHTLSGRLTKQQNRLPNRICTLTNTTSGSSSSGAAYSACGYINIDSDHANQNLLVNQNKEEIDTSSSAYNTGGSNNSASPRQNGPIANLNNENSTSFQIISGALKNTASTIEPFGKCSRIHCPAHVSQKEQIANISQNKSHTDEPHTGPLSAKADVKVSRLQPTEEQQVQSCPQFNAPNLSRYHFVSSQE
- the LOC132794871 gene encoding slo-interacting protein 1 isoform X6, whose protein sequence is MCSNNCVSVVDLDYVLIKLNGSDISSLSSYEVVQMFLQSKENLVVELSRKTNHLQFSDAEQNKFDIYTKHENILQLPKDTRDGSQPNTNSISFPLPQKNEIILTLRAFNNVNVDAEPLLTDVEHATVVSKGTQTTTENGFDIKQNIDHNKDIVQSIADHFIEQQHHLFEQCLEPEIDIEEITLINKDSIGGNLGLSVSCPNDFEESIKPVIRNDNSNNTDLTILDEHDACEDVFISDIQSESIADIDGRLRRGDQILRINGLDIKTKKHAESQISMNGKAVTLLVSRILYPGEDEDDDDDDDDIDSNFEYANRLLPDDYTNVVDKLDTILLAQQQQSVLTGNNLITTQTNCKSARVNPDDLKNETQISTLSLRDEEPTKLPKLHLKSKLQSDCPCQLSEKNLSARSGDKASKTAKYGYDESEHIYETIPEDSESEPLYCSPYQSSNYMTAMGSCSSADVLEMQQQTQRVAQWLGLKKIGSRSIHTLSGRLTKQQNRLPNRICTLTNTTSGSSSSGAAYSACGYINIDSDHANQNLLVNQNKEEIDTSSSAYNTGGSNNSASPRQNGPIANLNNENSTSFQIISGALKNTASTIEPFGKCSRIHCPAHVSQKEQIANISQNKSHTDEPHTGPLSAKADVKVSRLQPTEEQQVQSCPQFNAPNLSRYHFVSSQEKND
- the LOC132794871 gene encoding slo-interacting protein 1 isoform X2, coding for MCSNNCVSVVDLDYVLIKLNGSDISSLSSYEVVQMFLQSKENLVVELSRKTNHLQFSDAEQNKFDIYTKHENILQLPKDTRDGSQPNTNSISFPLPQKNEIILTLRAFNNVNVDAEPLLTDVEHATVVSKGTQTTTENGFDIKQNIDHNKDIVQSIADHFIEQQHHLFEQCLEPEIDIEEITLINKDSIGGNLGLSVSCPNDFEESIKPVIRNDNSNNTDLTILDEHDACEDVFISDIQSESIADIDGRLRRGDQILRINGLDIKTKKHAESQISMNGKAVTLLVSRILYPGEDEDDDDDDDDIDSNFEYANRLLPDDYTNVVDKLDTILLAQQQQSVLTGNNLITTQTNCKSARVNPDDLKNETQISTLSLRDEEPTKLPKLHLKSKLQSDCPCQLSEKNLSARSGDKASKTAKYGYDESEHIYETIPEDSESEPLYCSPYQSSNYMTAMGSCSSADVLEMQQQTQRVAQWLGLKKIGSRSIHTLSGRLTKQQNRLPNRICTLTNTTSGSSSSGAAYSACGYINIDSDHANQNLLVNQNKEEIDTSSSAYNTGGSNNSASPRQNGPIANLNNENSTSFQIISGALKNTASTIEPFGKCSRIHCPAHVSQKEQIANISQNKSHTDEPHTGPLSAKADVKVSRLQPTEEQQVQSCPQFNAPNLSRYHFVSSKIVSGVSKPNAILVHTENVSEEIPMVWKVKRRPDGTRYIVKRPVRNHLHLGIRKNLRNGDLTTTEDDTISEVKIGRYWTKEERKRHIERARERRHHQQLINQPQYPT
- the LOC132794871 gene encoding slo-interacting protein 1 isoform X8 translates to MCSNNCVSVVDLDYVLIKLNGSDISSLSSYEVVQMFLQSKENLVVELSRKTNHLQFSDAEQNKFDIYTKHENILQLPKDTRDGSQPNTNSISFPLPQKNEIILTLRAFNNVNVDAEPLLTDVEHATVVSKGTQTTTENGFDIKQNIDHNKDIVQSIADHFIEQQHHLFEQCLEPEIDIEGEDEDDDDDDDDIDSNFEYANRLLPDDYTNVVDKLDTILLAQQQQSVLTGNNLITTQTNCKSARVNPDDLKNETQISTLSLRDEEPTKLPKLHLKSKLQSDCPCQLSEKNLSARSGDKASKTAKYGYDESEHIYETIPEDSESEPLYCSPYQSSNYMTAMGSCSSADVLEMQQQTQRVAQWLGLKKIGSRSIHTLSGRLTKQQNRLPNRICTLTNTTSGSSSSGAAYSACGYINIDSDHANQNLLVNQNKEEIDTSSSAYNTGGSNNSASPRQNGPIANLNNENSTSFQIISGALKNTASTIEPFGKCSRIHCPAHVSQKEQIANISQNKSHTDEPHTGPLSAKADVKVSRLQPTEEQQVQSCPQFNAPNLSRYHFVSSQEVSSKIVSGVSKPNAILVHTENVSEEIPMVWKVKRRPDGTRYIVKRPVRNHLHLGIRKNLRNGDLTTTEDDTISEVKIGRYWTKEERKRHIERARERRHHQQLINQPQYPT